A genomic stretch from Bifidobacterium sp. ESL0769 includes:
- the murA gene encoding UDP-N-acetylglucosamine 1-carboxyvinyltransferase → MADTTDDVLHVEGGKPLNGTIKVRGAKNFVSKAMVAALLAPGVSMLKNVPEIRDVHVVSDLLRLHGATVDWDDAKGTLRIDATNVRLADVADVDTLSGSSRIPILFSGPLLHRLGEAFIPQLGGCNIGGRPIDFHLETLRKLGANVDKEHHDGIHITAPNGLHGAKIHLPYPSVGATEQTLLAAVQAEGKTELSGAATEPEIMDLVAVLQKMGAIISVDVDRTFRIEGVKELKGFTHTALTDRIEAASWASAALATHGDIFVKGATQPEMMTFLNVYRKIGGEFDVTDEGIRFWHPGGDLKPVAIETDVHPGFMTDWQQPLVVALTQANGLSIVHETVYENRFGFTKPLIKMGATIQLYRECLGSLPCRFQQRNYKHSAVIFGPTPLEGRDIDVPDLRGGFSHLIAALAANGPSNVQGISLIDRGYADFRGKLAALGADFD, encoded by the coding sequence TTGGCAGATACTACAGATGACGTCCTGCACGTCGAAGGCGGAAAGCCGCTCAACGGCACCATCAAGGTGCGCGGCGCCAAGAATTTCGTGAGCAAGGCCATGGTGGCCGCTCTGCTCGCGCCGGGCGTCTCCATGCTCAAGAACGTCCCCGAGATTCGCGACGTCCACGTCGTCTCCGACCTCCTGCGCTTGCACGGTGCGACCGTCGATTGGGACGACGCCAAAGGCACGCTGCGCATTGACGCGACCAACGTTCGTCTTGCCGATGTGGCCGATGTGGACACGCTTTCCGGCTCGTCCCGCATCCCGATTCTCTTCTCCGGGCCGCTGCTGCACCGTTTGGGTGAGGCGTTCATCCCGCAGCTTGGCGGGTGCAACATCGGCGGCCGCCCGATCGACTTCCATCTGGAAACCTTGCGTAAGCTCGGTGCCAACGTGGACAAGGAACACCACGACGGCATTCATATTACAGCCCCCAACGGCTTGCACGGCGCGAAGATTCACCTGCCGTACCCGTCGGTAGGTGCGACCGAGCAGACGCTTCTGGCCGCTGTTCAGGCTGAGGGCAAGACCGAGCTTTCCGGCGCCGCCACCGAGCCTGAGATCATGGACCTGGTCGCCGTCCTGCAGAAGATGGGCGCGATCATCTCCGTCGACGTCGACCGCACGTTCCGCATCGAAGGCGTCAAGGAGCTCAAGGGCTTCACCCATACTGCGCTGACAGACCGTATCGAGGCCGCTTCCTGGGCTTCGGCCGCGCTCGCGACGCATGGTGACATCTTCGTCAAGGGTGCCACGCAGCCCGAGATGATGACCTTCCTCAACGTCTATCGTAAGATCGGCGGCGAGTTCGACGTCACCGACGAAGGTATCCGTTTCTGGCATCCGGGCGGGGACCTGAAGCCTGTGGCCATCGAAACCGACGTGCATCCCGGCTTCATGACCGACTGGCAGCAGCCGCTTGTCGTCGCGCTCACCCAGGCCAATGGCCTGTCGATCGTGCACGAGACCGTCTACGAGAACCGCTTCGGCTTCACCAAGCCGCTGATCAAGATGGGCGCGACCATCCAGCTTTACCGCGAATGCCTTGGCAGCCTGCCGTGCCGCTTCCAGCAGCGCAACTACAAGCACTCCGCCGTCATCTTCGGGCCCACGCCGCTCGAAGGGCGCGACATCGACGTGCCGGACCTGCGTGGCGGTTTCAGCCACCTCATCGCCGCGCTCGCGGCCAACGGACCGTCGAACGTGCAGGGCATCAGCCTGATTGATCGCGGTTACGCTGATTTCCGTGGCAAGCTCGCCGCCCTCGGCGCCGATTTCGACTGA